One window of the Helicobacter sp. 11S03491-1 genome contains the following:
- a CDS encoding ParB/RepB/Spo0J family partition protein, producing the protein MSPEENPTFKSPAYEVIPVPIEKIHSNDYNPNHIATPEMILLYQSILNDGYTMPIVCYYLKDSDKYEIVDGFHRYTIMREHQDIYEREKGLLPVVVINKDISHRIASTIRHNRARGTHSIELMQKIVGELIECGKSDEWIMKNIGMDADELLRLKQISGLAALFANKTFSKSWVV; encoded by the coding sequence ATGTCTCCGGAAGAAAATCCCACATTTAAATCCCCGGCTTATGAAGTCATCCCCGTGCCTATAGAAAAGATACATTCTAATGACTATAACCCCAATCATATTGCTACTCCTGAAATGATTCTTCTTTACCAATCTATTCTTAATGATGGATACACAATGCCAATTGTGTGTTATTATCTCAAAGATAGCGATAAGTATGAGATTGTTGATGGATTCCATAGATATACTATTATGCGTGAACATCAAGATATTTATGAACGTGAAAAAGGACTTTTGCCGGTTGTAGTGATCAATAAAGATATTTCTCATCGTATTGCCTCTACTATACGCCATAATCGTGCTAGAGGCACGCATTCTATAGAATTAATGCAAAAAATTGTTGGGGAATTAATCGAGTGTGGGAAAAGTGATGAATGGATTATGAAAAATATTGGCATGGATGCAGATGAACTCTTGCGACTTAAGCAAATCAGCGGGTTAGCAGCCTTATTTGCAAATAAAACATTTAGTAAAAGTTGGGTTGTCTGA
- the panB gene encoding 3-methyl-2-oxobutanoate hydroxymethyltransferase, whose amino-acid sequence MKKTIQILQAKKGVEKITAITAYDALFANLFDPYIDIILVGDSLNMSFGGNQDTLSIGIEKMIYHTKAVCKGSKEAFIIADMPFGSYQSGDMALKNAVKIYRQTHADAIKIEGGIERSELIRHLVHEGIGVIAHIGLMPQFARFEGGYKIKGKNQEEAKKLLDSAIALQDSGASMVVLEGIQAKIAKNITENLKIPTIGIGSGIHCDGQILVWSDMFGFFERFEPKFVRKYLDGSSLIKNALQTYIQDVKTGNFPSLEESY is encoded by the coding sequence ATGAAAAAAACTATCCAAATTCTACAAGCTAAAAAAGGGGTTGAAAAAATCACTGCTATCACTGCTTATGACGCGTTATTTGCCAATCTTTTTGACCCCTATATTGATATTATCCTTGTTGGAGATAGTCTTAATATGAGTTTTGGAGGCAATCAAGACACGCTCAGCATAGGTATTGAAAAAATGATTTACCATACAAAAGCAGTTTGCAAAGGATCTAAAGAAGCCTTTATTATTGCAGATATGCCCTTTGGAAGTTATCAATCCGGGGATATGGCTCTTAAAAATGCTGTAAAAATCTATCGACAAACACATGCAGATGCCATAAAAATTGAAGGAGGCATAGAGCGCTCGGAACTCATCAGACATTTAGTCCATGAAGGGATTGGGGTGATTGCCCATATCGGTCTTATGCCTCAATTTGCACGTTTTGAAGGAGGGTATAAAATAAAAGGTAAAAACCAAGAAGAAGCCAAAAAACTCTTGGACTCTGCTATTGCCCTTCAAGATAGTGGAGCAAGTATGGTTGTGCTTGAAGGCATCCAAGCCAAAATCGCCAAAAATATTACCGAAAATCTCAAAATCCCTACTATTGGCATAGGTAGTGGTATCCATTGTGATGGGCAAATACTTGTATGGAGTGATATGTTTGGATTTTTTGAACGTTTTGAACCAAAATTTGTTAGAAAATATCTTGATGGGAGTTCTCTTATAAAAAATGCGCTCCAAACCTATATTCAAGATGTTAAAACAGGTAATTTTCCAAGCTTGGAAGAAAGTTATTGA
- the bioD gene encoding dethiobiotin synthase, giving the protein MKSLFISATNTNIGKTYTAHFLSDYFNQKGIKTLIAKPIETGNDGSGILDCEAHLNKGRQILPQLRLEDINFYRYVLPASPFVAQLQEENAPKADFSYIAQKINNLSSFCDLLLVEGAGGLMVPIDEKNNMLDLARFLNAHLLLVSGDRLGMINDLVLNKEFLASHDIPCTYVINLMNPQIYRDISKPYIDYLNTTSKSYVYLLQKDIVAIASEILLFCRD; this is encoded by the coding sequence ATGAAAAGCTTGTTTATTAGCGCAACCAATACAAATATCGGCAAAACTTATACAGCGCATTTTTTAAGCGATTATTTCAATCAAAAAGGTATAAAGACTTTGATTGCCAAGCCTATTGAAACAGGAAATGATGGTAGCGGCATTTTAGATTGTGAAGCACATCTAAATAAAGGACGCCAGATACTCCCTCAACTTCGCTTAGAAGACATTAATTTTTATCGTTATGTTTTGCCGGCTTCGCCTTTTGTTGCGCAATTACAGGAGGAAAATGCTCCAAAAGCAGATTTTTCTTACATTGCTCAAAAAATAAACAATTTGAGTTCTTTTTGTGATTTGCTTCTTGTTGAAGGGGCAGGTGGGTTGATGGTCCCCATTGATGAAAAAAACAATATGTTAGATTTAGCAAGATTTTTGAATGCGCATTTACTGCTCGTAAGTGGGGATAGATTGGGCATGATTAATGACTTGGTTTTGAATAAAGAATTTTTAGCTTCCCATGATATTCCTTGCACCTATGTAATCAATCTCATGAATCCTCAAATTTATAGGGATATTAGCAAACCTTATATTGATTATCTTAATACCACATCAAAATCTTATGTTTATTTGCTCCAAAAAGATATTGTCGCTATTGCTTCAGAAATATTACTTTTTTGCCGGGATTAA
- a CDS encoding metallophosphoesterase — protein sequence MKFSLTLDTFIISDSHFGHQDVLVKEPLRQLFARKHGFQDFDAYSVNMWNAQVNRDDFVLHLGDLYFNRGWKYLLELEGTKKLLVGNNDLKKYKRLQDFTDWSVCKKIKLKIKDKKKILKKIGDKWGKDIFKDKLLNAIVIDMAGERIMFSHFPVMDRKKNDRYACTREVLDSLYKICDCSLNIHGHTHSRNTKNSFCLNVSAEKTNFMPIKIRDVMAMRSF from the coding sequence ATGAAATTTTCCCTAACATTAGATACTTTTATTATTTCAGATAGTCATTTTGGTCATCAAGATGTTTTAGTCAAAGAGCCGTTACGTCAATTGTTTGCCAGAAAACACGGATTCCAAGATTTTGATGCTTACAGCGTGAATATGTGGAATGCACAAGTAAATAGAGATGATTTTGTTTTACATTTGGGAGATTTATACTTTAATAGGGGTTGGAAATACCTTTTAGAGCTTGAAGGTACTAAAAAACTTTTGGTAGGCAATAATGATTTGAAAAAATACAAACGGCTTCAAGATTTCACAGATTGGAGTGTATGTAAAAAAATTAAGCTTAAAATCAAAGATAAGAAAAAGATTCTTAAAAAGATTGGAGATAAATGGGGAAAAGATATTTTTAAAGATAAGCTTTTAAATGCAATTGTCATAGATATGGCAGGAGAAAGAATCATGTTTAGCCATTTCCCCGTAATGGATAGGAAGAAAAACGATCGCTATGCTTGCACAAGAGAAGTTCTTGATAGTTTGTATAAGATATGTGATTGTTCACTTAATATCCATGGGCATACACATTCTAGAAATACCAAAAATTCATTTTGCTTAAATGTAAGCGCTGAAAAAACGAATTTTATGCCTATTAAAATTAGAGATGTAATGGCAATGCGTTCTTTTTAA
- a CDS encoding AAA family ATPase: MNHLISPNLTQTINDAVEAAREMKHEILTIEHLFLATLNNEKGEELLRSCGLDTFQMEKLIRLYLTRHIPTSKAQEISLPTQTPALDRVFNSMIEHAANANQKILEVGDLLIFILQEKNSYAAKLLNSEGITRLDILENISDTQKSSSTQKTDSYLKKFSRNLVELAKNGKIDPVIGRQKEIRRLSEILCRRKKNNPILIGEPGVGKTAIAEGIALEIAQKRVSSALHHFQIFALDIGSMIAGSKYRGDFEKRLKGILSEIEEIPHAVLFIDEIHTIVGAGSTTGGTLDASNLLKPALANGSLRCIGATTYTEYKSYFDKDKALSRRFAKVEVNEPNLEDCYKIIEGLSPIYEKYHQITYTPEALKACVDLSHRYISDKFLPDKAIDLMDEVGASYRVYEGKKSKNITKTDIENIISKSIHIPKSQISTDEKGLLKNLAKKLKSRIFSQQKAIDTLTQAIKVNQAGLGVPHRPIGSFLFIGPSGVGKTELSKELAQALGVHFEKFDMSEYMESHSVSRLIGAPAGYIGFEQGGLLIDAIKKHPHCVLLLDEIEKAHQDIYNILLQVMDSASLTDNAGNKADFKNVILIMTSNAGSNQSNPLGFGNMQNNKHENALKDIFSPEFRSRLDAVIPFSPLGEKEFEKIAKKYIQDLNSQLADKNILIDLDPKASKNIAQRSYENSLGAREIRKIIDVEIKLKISDEILFGTLKNGGNIKISADKNGLKLTFKKNALPLHL, translated from the coding sequence ATGAACCATCTCATTAGCCCTAATTTAACACAAACAATCAATGATGCTGTTGAGGCTGCCAGAGAAATGAAACATGAAATTTTAACTATTGAACACCTTTTTCTTGCAACGCTCAATAATGAAAAAGGTGAGGAGTTACTCCGATCTTGCGGATTAGACACATTCCAAATGGAAAAACTTATTCGTCTTTATCTCACCCGCCATATCCCTACTTCAAAAGCGCAAGAAATTTCACTCCCTACACAGACTCCCGCACTTGATAGGGTTTTCAACTCAATGATTGAACATGCTGCCAATGCCAATCAAAAAATTTTAGAAGTTGGAGATTTGCTTATTTTTATTCTTCAAGAAAAAAATAGCTATGCTGCCAAACTTCTAAATTCTGAAGGTATCACACGACTTGATATTCTGGAAAATATTTCAGATACCCAAAAATCTTCTTCAACACAAAAAACAGACAGTTACCTCAAAAAATTTAGCAGAAATCTCGTAGAGCTTGCTAAAAATGGTAAAATCGATCCTGTCATTGGAAGACAAAAAGAAATCAGACGTCTTAGTGAAATACTCTGTCGTCGTAAAAAAAACAATCCGATTCTTATTGGCGAACCCGGTGTGGGTAAAACTGCTATCGCAGAAGGAATTGCATTAGAGATTGCGCAAAAAAGAGTCTCTAGCGCCCTCCACCATTTTCAAATATTTGCCCTTGATATTGGCAGCATGATTGCAGGAAGCAAATATAGGGGTGATTTTGAAAAACGCTTAAAGGGGATATTAAGCGAAATAGAAGAGATCCCCCATGCAGTGCTTTTTATTGATGAAATTCACACAATTGTAGGAGCAGGATCAACAACAGGGGGAACTTTGGATGCTTCCAATTTACTCAAACCTGCGCTTGCTAATGGATCGCTTCGATGTATTGGGGCAACTACTTATACAGAATACAAAAGTTATTTTGATAAAGATAAAGCACTCTCTAGGCGATTTGCCAAAGTAGAAGTCAATGAACCTAACTTGGAAGATTGTTATAAAATCATAGAGGGGCTTTCTCCTATTTATGAAAAGTATCATCAAATCACTTATACCCCCGAAGCTCTCAAAGCCTGTGTCGATCTATCCCACCGCTATATAAGTGATAAATTTTTGCCGGATAAAGCCATTGATCTTATGGATGAAGTTGGGGCAAGCTACAGAGTTTATGAAGGCAAAAAATCTAAAAATATCACCAAAACAGATATTGAAAATATTATTTCAAAAAGTATTCACATTCCAAAATCACAAATTAGTACCGATGAAAAAGGGTTATTAAAAAATCTTGCTAAAAAACTAAAATCTCGTATTTTTTCTCAACAAAAAGCTATTGATACCCTTACTCAAGCCATCAAAGTCAATCAAGCCGGACTTGGAGTGCCTCATCGTCCTATAGGAAGTTTTTTATTTATAGGTCCAAGCGGAGTAGGCAAAACAGAGCTTAGCAAAGAACTTGCTCAAGCATTAGGAGTGCATTTTGAAAAGTTTGATATGAGTGAATACATGGAATCCCATAGTGTATCCAGACTCATTGGAGCTCCGGCAGGGTATATAGGATTTGAACAAGGAGGACTCCTTATTGATGCCATCAAAAAACACCCTCATTGCGTATTGTTACTTGATGAGATCGAAAAAGCCCATCAAGATATTTATAATATTCTTTTGCAAGTAATGGATAGCGCTTCTTTAACAGACAATGCAGGCAATAAGGCGGATTTCAAAAATGTAATTTTAATCATGACCTCCAATGCCGGAAGCAACCAAAGCAATCCTTTAGGTTTTGGCAACATGCAAAACAACAAACATGAAAATGCCCTAAAAGATATTTTTAGTCCTGAATTTAGAAGTAGGCTAGATGCAGTTATTCCCTTCTCTCCATTGGGAGAAAAAGAATTTGAAAAAATTGCAAAAAAATATATTCAAGATCTTAATTCTCAGCTTGCAGACAAAAATATTTTAATTGATCTGGACCCAAAAGCATCTAAAAATATTGCCCAAAGAAGTTATGAAAATTCATTAGGAGCAAGAGAAATTCGCAAGATTATAGATGTTGAAATCAAACTTAAGATTAGCGATGAGATTTTATTTGGAACATTAAAAAATGGAGGAAATATCAAGATTAGCGCAGATAAAAATGGTTTAAAATTAACATTTAAAAAGAACGCATTGCCATTACATCTCTAA
- a CDS encoding outer membrane beta-barrel protein has product MFFRQIILIFIIGLSLHAQQAQTDSSENKEIQAYMLKGQLYELQEKQKSLEIAKQKNGLFVGGILGNATFESTPIENNNLHPLFYGARVGYQKYLNDSIAGLRFYGEYIRSDAYKVAYQLGSFNLDLLADMPLDKDKKYTLGAFGGVGMSWIGYGNSLSRVDFYGIGVNVNLGIALVLNIKHRFELEMKIPPIKNQQIETGTLSTTNIYLVSYNYLF; this is encoded by the coding sequence ATGTTTTTTAGACAAATTATTTTAATTTTTATAATAGGGTTGAGTTTACACGCACAACAGGCACAAACAGACTCTTCCGAAAACAAAGAAATACAAGCCTATATGCTTAAGGGACAGCTTTATGAGCTGCAAGAGAAACAAAAAAGTCTAGAAATTGCAAAACAAAAAAATGGTTTGTTTGTTGGAGGGATTTTGGGAAATGCTACTTTTGAGAGTACTCCAATTGAAAATAATAATCTGCATCCTTTGTTTTATGGAGCAAGGGTGGGGTATCAAAAATATCTCAATGATTCTATTGCAGGACTTCGATTTTATGGAGAATATATAAGAAGCGATGCTTATAAAGTGGCTTATCAATTAGGGAGTTTTAATCTGGATTTGCTTGCTGATATGCCTTTGGATAAAGACAAAAAATATACTTTGGGTGCATTTGGAGGTGTAGGAATGTCGTGGATAGGTTATGGCAATTCTCTAAGTAGAGTTGATTTTTATGGTATTGGAGTCAATGTAAATTTGGGTATAGCTTTAGTACTTAATATTAAACATCGTTTTGAGTTGGAAATGAAAATACCTCCTATTAAAAATCAGCAGATAGAAACAGGGACTTTATCAACTACAAATATATATTTAGTTAGTTATAATTATTTATTCTAA
- a CDS encoding ATP-dependent Clp protease adaptor ClpS: MAQSNTQLDLELLLQEPKMSQVILLNDDYTTVEFVIEILINIFEKSFIQAQKITYNVHHNGSGVCGVYPYDIAEFKVKQATIQAQKHKFALKIIIQDFN; the protein is encoded by the coding sequence ATGGCGCAAAGTAATACCCAACTAGATTTAGAACTCTTACTTCAAGAGCCAAAAATGTCGCAAGTCATTTTACTCAATGATGATTATACCACCGTAGAATTTGTAATTGAAATATTAATAAATATTTTTGAAAAATCTTTTATTCAAGCTCAAAAAATCACTTACAATGTCCATCATAATGGTAGTGGGGTATGTGGAGTATATCCTTATGACATTGCAGAATTTAAGGTCAAACAAGCCACAATTCAAGCCCAAAAACATAAATTCGCACTCAAAATTATCATACAAGATTTCAACTAG
- a CDS encoding MFS transporter codes for MQKSLLNFLFALACGVIVANLYYAQPILSQIANSLNIGVENIAFITTITQVGYALGMFFLVPLLDILENKKLIISIMILNVIALFLTGFSQNFLSLLAVFLMVGISASSVQMIVPFGASMVPENIRGATVGRIMSGLLFGIMLARPISSFLSGQIGWSGVFIFSATLGLLLVIAFLLLMPTKQPMNRINYFKLLTSMVDLFLNTALLRQRGFYHFLAFGAFCLFWIVSPLVLIEKFHFNTNQVALFALIGVVGALIAPIAGRLADSGRSEWATKIALLSVGLAMILAGIPIPNAWGSIFWLGICGIILDFGVSLNLVIGQRIIYTLGDNIRARLNALYMVMFFIGGALGSYLGAFIYVHWGYSMAFLLGGFMGLAALFLFRWNLRKNH; via the coding sequence ATGCAAAAAAGTTTATTAAATTTTTTATTTGCTCTTGCTTGTGGGGTAATAGTAGCCAATCTTTATTATGCCCAACCAATCTTGTCTCAAATCGCTAATTCTTTGAATATTGGTGTTGAAAATATTGCTTTTATTACAACAATCACGCAAGTTGGCTATGCTTTGGGTATGTTTTTTCTTGTTCCTCTGCTGGATATTTTGGAAAATAAAAAACTTATTATTTCTATAATGATCTTGAATGTCATCGCTTTGTTTTTAACAGGATTTTCTCAGAATTTTTTGAGTCTTCTTGCTGTGTTTTTGATGGTGGGTATTTCAGCTTCAAGTGTTCAAATGATTGTTCCTTTTGGGGCTTCGATGGTCCCTGAAAATATTCGTGGGGCTACGGTTGGTAGAATTATGAGTGGGTTGCTTTTTGGAATTATGTTGGCTAGACCAATCTCAAGCTTTCTTTCGGGGCAAATAGGTTGGAGTGGTGTGTTTATTTTCTCTGCAACACTGGGTTTGTTATTGGTAATAGCTTTTTTATTGTTGATGCCCACAAAACAGCCTATGAATCGTATAAATTATTTTAAACTTCTTACTTCAATGGTAGATCTATTTTTGAATACTGCCCTTTTAAGGCAAAGAGGATTTTATCATTTTCTCGCATTTGGTGCTTTTTGTTTATTTTGGATTGTTTCCCCGCTTGTTTTGATTGAGAAATTTCATTTTAATACCAACCAAGTAGCTTTATTTGCTCTTATTGGTGTGGTGGGCGCATTGATTGCTCCTATAGCAGGGAGATTGGCAGATAGCGGGAGGAGTGAATGGGCAACAAAAATCGCGCTTTTGTCTGTAGGGCTGGCTATGATACTTGCCGGGATACCTATTCCAAATGCTTGGGGGAGTATTTTTTGGCTAGGGATTTGTGGGATTATTCTTGATTTTGGCGTGTCTTTGAATCTTGTAATAGGACAAAGAATTATTTATACACTTGGAGATAACATTCGTGCAAGATTGAATGCTCTTTATATGGTCATGTTTTTTATTGGCGGGGCATTAGGTTCTTATTTAGGCGCTTTTATATATGTTCATTGGGGTTATTCTATGGCATTTTTATTGGGAGGATTTATGGGATTGGCTGCATTATTTTTGTTTAGGTGGAATTTAAGGAAAAACCATTAA
- a CDS encoding outer membrane beta-barrel protein — protein MKRFTFIIIVGFCVGITHSELKSQEIQFQDARFYLASVDKKDQISTGENTGEYYPNQDYIQSHYPDISGEKKQKLIAKYRRADRKSGLFIGINVGLGTLYSDYLDGRYNQSTTIVDLKSQRTGVFKSPLQTKTKLGMFGGKIGYQSFFNPYFGARVYGDVMLSGGLPSSGVINKEDGEKIGSLIYMLGSLNLDLLADIPLSSSYKHFIGGYLGLGFGSMILLDEANQEKIRPLLNGSYHSNNILWNTLLQVDYTFNAGLSLTINTKNRIEVGAKIPWAFLRLGLESPAKYKNDNGETKTLESKDIEFKRSVIWTASYIYLF, from the coding sequence GTGAAAAGATTTACTTTTATTATAATAGTTGGATTTTGTGTGGGGATAACCCACTCAGAATTGAAATCTCAAGAAATACAATTTCAAGATGCAAGATTTTATCTTGCATCTGTTGATAAAAAAGATCAAATATCTACCGGAGAAAACACCGGGGAATATTATCCCAATCAAGATTATATCCAATCTCATTACCCTGATATTTCGGGTGAAAAAAAGCAAAAGCTTATTGCAAAATATAGACGTGCCGATAGAAAAAGCGGTCTTTTTATAGGGATTAATGTTGGCTTAGGGACATTATATAGTGATTATTTAGATGGGCGTTATAATCAGAGCACAACAATTGTTGATCTTAAAAGCCAAAGAACAGGGGTTTTCAAATCCCCACTTCAAACAAAAACTAAACTAGGCATGTTTGGAGGAAAAATTGGATACCAAAGTTTTTTTAACCCTTATTTTGGTGCTAGAGTTTATGGCGATGTGATGCTTTCCGGTGGGCTACCAAGCAGTGGAGTTATCAACAAAGAAGATGGAGAAAAAATTGGTTCATTAATTTATATGCTTGGATCATTGAATCTTGATTTATTGGCAGATATTCCCTTAAGTAGTTCGTATAAACATTTCATTGGAGGATATTTGGGACTGGGATTTGGATCGATGATTTTGCTTGATGAAGCCAATCAAGAGAAAATCAGACCACTCCTTAATGGCAGTTATCATAGCAATAATATCTTGTGGAATACTTTGTTGCAAGTTGATTATACTTTTAATGCAGGGTTATCTTTGACTATCAATACAAAAAATCGCATTGAAGTAGGAGCGAAGATTCCATGGGCTTTTTTAAGGTTGGGATTAGAAAGTCCTGCAAAATATAAAAATGATAATGGAGAAACCAAAACACTTGAATCCAAAGATATTGAATTCAAACGATCTGTAATTTGGACAGCCAGTTATATTTATCTATTTTGA
- a CDS encoding DUF3440 domain-containing protein, whose amino-acid sequence MTHSYGKKYREINVYEATQERLDFIFSNFERIILSFSGGKDSGVMVHLALDYIKSHKINKKLILFFVDLEAQYTYTIEYIKRMIEENYQYLEVHWCCMPLNLRNAVSVFAPFWTCWDKDNQDKWVRSYPLEMHNPKKNIYVWTLQNHLFDFFRYKMEFEEFSPSFVRHCGADGLMTACLVGIRADESFNRFRTIANTNKRMFEGKQYTTQIDENIYNVYPIYDWTTEDIWIANYRFGWDYNELYDLFYSSGIPLSAMRVCQPYGDDQKNGLNLFRAIEPQTWGSVVNRVSGANFGNIYCKTKAMGYYEVKLPKGHTWKSYTKILLATLPPEIRDHYIAKFIKFIRYWNKKGCHISQESRKIEGVRSLRRLNSRGKELFIFTKIPDMAPKKIESAKQAPSWRRMATCIIKNDMLCRGLSFTQSKEQYGKIAKIMEKYKSF is encoded by the coding sequence ATGACGCATAGCTATGGCAAGAAATATCGAGAAATCAATGTTTATGAAGCTACACAAGAAAGACTTGATTTTATATTTTCCAATTTTGAACGTATTATTTTAAGCTTTTCAGGGGGCAAAGATAGTGGCGTGATGGTGCATTTAGCTTTAGATTATATCAAATCTCATAAAATCAATAAAAAATTAATTTTATTTTTTGTTGATTTGGAGGCTCAATATACTTACACAATTGAATATATCAAGCGAATGATTGAGGAAAACTATCAATATTTGGAAGTGCATTGGTGTTGTATGCCCCTTAATCTTCGTAATGCTGTGAGTGTTTTTGCACCTTTTTGGACATGTTGGGACAAAGACAACCAAGATAAATGGGTGCGCTCCTATCCTCTAGAAATGCACAATCCCAAAAAAAATATTTATGTATGGACACTTCAAAATCATCTTTTTGATTTTTTTCGTTATAAGATGGAGTTTGAGGAATTTAGTCCATCTTTTGTACGTCATTGTGGGGCAGATGGTCTGATGACTGCATGCTTGGTAGGTATTCGTGCTGATGAAAGTTTTAATCGTTTTAGAACTATTGCCAATACCAATAAGCGTATGTTTGAAGGTAAGCAATACACTACTCAAATTGATGAAAATATCTATAATGTTTATCCCATCTATGATTGGACTACAGAAGATATTTGGATAGCAAATTATCGATTCGGTTGGGATTATAATGAACTTTATGATTTGTTTTATTCTTCAGGTATCCCGCTTTCGGCTATGAGAGTTTGTCAGCCTTATGGAGATGACCAAAAAAACGGGCTCAACCTTTTTCGTGCTATTGAACCCCAAACTTGGGGTAGTGTAGTTAATCGAGTGAGCGGAGCAAATTTTGGAAATATTTATTGCAAAACTAAAGCAATGGGGTATTATGAAGTCAAATTGCCAAAAGGGCATACATGGAAAAGTTATACTAAAATACTTCTAGCCACTTTGCCTCCGGAGATTCGAGATCATTATATTGCTAAATTTATTAAATTTATTCGCTATTGGAATAAGAAGGGATGTCATATTAGCCAAGAAAGCAGAAAGATTGAAGGCGTTCGTTCTCTAAGAAGGCTCAATTCCAGAGGAAAAGAACTTTTTATTTTTACCAAAATTCCTGATATGGCACCTAAAAAAATAGAATCCGCAAAGCAAGCTCCAAGTTGGAGACGTATGGCTACTTGTATTATTAAAAATGATATGCTTTGTCGTGGATTAAGTTTTACCCAAAGCAAGGAACAATATGGAAAAATAGCCAAAATAATGGAAAAATATAAGAGTTTTTAA
- the ruvB gene encoding Holliday junction branch migration DNA helicase RuvB, with amino-acid sequence MEKISLEENSRIIDIEKLDFEENAENSLRPTLWEEYIGQEKIKKNLKVFIQASKKRGECLDHILFFGPPGLGKTTLSHIIANEMGTSIKVTAAPMIEKAGDLAAIMTNLSDGDILFIDEIHRLSPAIEEILYPAMEDFRLDIIIGSGPAAQTVKIDLPKFTLIGATTRAGMLSNPLRDRFGMSFRMQFYGVNELAIIAQKASIKLDKPLDEDSANEIAKRSRGTPRITLRLLRRVRDFADVAEEETINLSTTKYALNELGVNEFGFDELDLRYLSILADAKSRPIGLNTIAAAMSEDEGTIEDVIEPYLLANGYLERTAKGRIATQKTYRFLHIKPSHRNPQGLF; translated from the coding sequence GTGGAAAAAATATCTCTTGAAGAAAATAGCCGCATTATTGATATTGAAAAGCTGGATTTTGAAGAAAATGCAGAAAATTCACTCAGACCTACTCTATGGGAAGAATATATCGGTCAAGAAAAAATCAAAAAAAATCTTAAGGTCTTTATTCAAGCAAGTAAAAAAAGAGGAGAATGTCTTGATCATATTCTGTTTTTTGGACCTCCGGGATTGGGCAAAACAACTCTTAGTCATATTATTGCCAACGAAATGGGGACAAGTATCAAAGTAACAGCTGCTCCTATGATTGAAAAAGCCGGTGATTTGGCTGCTATCATGACCAATCTTTCTGACGGAGATATATTATTTATTGATGAAATCCACCGCCTAAGCCCTGCTATTGAAGAAATTCTCTACCCTGCGATGGAAGATTTCAGACTTGATATTATCATTGGCTCAGGACCTGCAGCCCAAACTGTAAAAATTGATTTGCCCAAATTCACCCTCATTGGGGCTACAACCAGAGCAGGGATGTTAAGCAACCCCTTAAGAGATAGATTTGGAATGAGTTTTCGTATGCAATTTTATGGTGTCAATGAACTTGCTATTATTGCCCAAAAAGCTAGCATAAAACTGGATAAACCTCTTGATGAAGATAGCGCAAACGAAATTGCCAAAAGATCACGAGGAACTCCACGAATTACTTTGAGATTACTCCGAAGAGTACGAGATTTTGCTGATGTTGCCGAAGAAGAGACTATCAATCTTTCAACTACAAAATACGCCCTTAATGAATTGGGCGTCAATGAATTTGGATTTGACGAATTAGATTTGCGCTATTTAAGCATCCTCGCTGATGCAAAAAGCAGACCTATTGGACTCAACACAATCGCAGCAGCAATGAGTGAAGATGAAGGCACTATAGAAGATGTAATTGAACCTTATTTGCTTGCTAACGGATATCTTGAAAGAACAGCTAAAGGCAGGATAGCCACACAAAAAACTTACCGCTTCCTCCATATCAAACCAAGCCATAGGAATCCTCAAGGATTATTTTAA